In the genome of Myxococcus stipitatus, one region contains:
- a CDS encoding VCBS repeat-containing protein has translation MNRIARAAPLLALLATACSDELDPAREIPPPPPVDQCTGLPPVALRAEPARVRVGSPVALVASGGSGQYRYVLEAGGSSGELRADRFVAGHTPGRDTLVVEDARCPGDARVTVEVLAPFDIAPARADVRPQTTFQVAARGLLGPATFSLTQSGSGATLSPEGRYTAGTGEGLDLITVRDSQTGDEAVLQYNVSRTARLVGAPAYLAVPAGSSAPLGTRGGSDSVVWTKVSGPGALAPGRVVFQPGDTGAAVLEAADPFTGDKASVTVVVMDELTRPTQAHGRLSDVAALVAADFDGDGIQDLAVGQRESDVGAPVSGGAVFIYKGGTGGLEAKPLWVLKGATESAFFGEVLAAGDLDGDGRAELVVSSPGADVAINNAGAVYLYTFKGGSPAPLRSPLAGLLASSAFGAGLSVADVNGDGRMDLVVGTPAGDLAPTSAIRARGTVDIYLSTPSAPVPDLPSIRLGGSDLSREGAPMARSSTDLGRALVVADFNKDGRQDIAALSRVSRYAADGTIPGMQVTVSVFFARAEGQRFRATPDVYVLPANLADGTEGTWRLSSVAGDATRPPLLMAVADRADSPDLSTSGGVKSGADAGGVLLFDLSGFAPTGDPVATPPQVKREEAFARIYGDASGIVAGRGFAVLDVDGNPGPELLLGAPYAAPPAPGNTTLRFGGKVLVYPLATLTKGALINKPLSALNGVARSETLGAGLAAWRFSDGESLAVVAGRASTDEGVFTGRVELFRRAGASLTEWTRSTSNIPAMPSTEQVGSQVAVTVGPRGSVTLLGAPGWSGPGVNADGDAMSIGRAYVRDAARGATALVVEEGAPTPHKAGRSVGTDVAFTDFNGDGIPDTAVGAQTFFAPASNSAEIAATYHTNRAECFTAGTQTVGGVLVSLGQADGTYKPAYRLWAPNQIAGCVPDTDARCKRTNMGRGIVGGFDFNGDGKQDLGVLRDRGMEVFLGRAPDDASLSKLTMGCNPVYSWPSMALQTFAPTNLGDINADGCADLAWRYAEGARSGVAILLGYDAGGAKCGGRATPTVWRIAGDNEAQLNNMGLGVAIARAGKLMRNPNGTGDTRDFLAVSASAVVVNSVTQPAVLLFDLAQLGAVMSSRQGANPPFVAGALGDGLTPVVVVHQTRAVFFGSSLAGGLDLSGDGVDDLVVGAYGASVASDGGGAVFIYAGTPNMGGALSPFLTVVGDVSERSQVGMEVALAPGKGGTPPTLVIGAPASYRTGTRNGTAYALPLRF, from the coding sequence ATGAATCGAATCGCTCGCGCGGCCCCTCTCCTCGCGCTCCTCGCCACCGCCTGCTCGGACGAGCTGGACCCGGCGCGTGAAATCCCGCCGCCTCCTCCCGTGGACCAGTGCACGGGGCTTCCTCCCGTCGCCCTGCGCGCCGAGCCCGCCCGCGTGCGCGTGGGCAGCCCCGTGGCGCTGGTGGCCTCGGGGGGCAGTGGCCAGTACCGCTATGTGCTCGAGGCGGGCGGCTCATCCGGGGAGCTGCGCGCGGACCGCTTCGTCGCGGGGCACACGCCGGGCCGGGACACGCTGGTGGTGGAGGATGCGCGCTGCCCCGGGGACGCGCGCGTCACGGTGGAGGTGCTGGCGCCCTTCGACATCGCGCCGGCTCGCGCGGACGTGCGGCCCCAGACGACCTTCCAGGTGGCGGCGCGGGGCCTGCTGGGACCGGCGACGTTCAGCCTGACGCAGAGCGGCTCCGGCGCCACGCTCTCTCCCGAGGGCCGCTACACGGCGGGCACCGGCGAGGGCCTGGACCTCATCACCGTGCGCGACTCGCAGACGGGTGACGAGGCGGTGCTCCAGTACAACGTGAGCCGGACGGCGCGGCTCGTGGGCGCGCCCGCGTACCTCGCGGTGCCGGCGGGCTCCTCCGCGCCGCTGGGCACGCGCGGTGGCAGCGACTCCGTGGTGTGGACGAAGGTGTCGGGGCCCGGGGCGCTCGCGCCTGGACGCGTCGTCTTCCAGCCGGGTGACACGGGCGCGGCGGTGCTGGAGGCGGCGGACCCGTTCACCGGCGACAAGGCGTCGGTGACGGTGGTGGTGATGGACGAGCTGACGCGCCCGACGCAGGCGCACGGCCGGCTCAGCGATGTCGCCGCGCTGGTGGCGGCGGACTTCGACGGCGACGGCATCCAGGACCTCGCGGTGGGACAGCGCGAGAGCGACGTGGGCGCGCCCGTGAGCGGCGGGGCCGTGTTCATCTACAAGGGCGGCACGGGCGGGCTGGAGGCGAAGCCGCTGTGGGTGCTCAAGGGGGCCACCGAGTCCGCGTTCTTCGGCGAGGTGCTGGCCGCGGGTGACCTGGACGGCGATGGCCGCGCGGAGCTGGTGGTGTCCTCGCCCGGCGCCGACGTCGCCATCAACAACGCCGGCGCGGTGTACCTGTATACGTTCAAGGGCGGCTCCCCCGCGCCGCTGCGGTCTCCGCTCGCCGGACTGCTGGCCAGCTCCGCGTTCGGCGCGGGCCTGTCCGTGGCGGATGTGAACGGGGATGGGCGCATGGACCTGGTGGTGGGGACGCCCGCGGGAGACCTGGCGCCCACCAGCGCCATCCGCGCGCGCGGCACGGTGGACATCTACCTGTCCACCCCCAGCGCGCCGGTGCCGGACCTGCCGAGCATCCGCCTGGGAGGCTCGGACCTCTCGCGTGAGGGCGCTCCCATGGCGCGCTCGAGCACGGACCTGGGGCGCGCGCTGGTGGTGGCGGACTTCAACAAGGACGGGCGCCAGGACATCGCGGCGCTCAGCCGGGTGAGCCGCTACGCGGCGGACGGCACCATCCCGGGGATGCAGGTGACCGTCTCCGTCTTCTTCGCGCGCGCCGAGGGACAGCGCTTCCGCGCGACGCCGGATGTGTACGTGCTGCCCGCCAACCTGGCGGACGGGACCGAGGGGACGTGGCGCCTGTCCTCCGTCGCGGGGGATGCGACGCGGCCTCCGCTGTTGATGGCGGTGGCGGACCGCGCGGACTCGCCGGACCTGAGCACCAGCGGAGGCGTGAAGTCCGGCGCGGACGCGGGCGGTGTGCTGCTGTTCGACTTGAGCGGCTTCGCGCCGACGGGGGACCCCGTGGCCACGCCTCCCCAGGTGAAGCGCGAGGAGGCCTTCGCGCGCATCTATGGCGATGCGTCCGGCATCGTCGCGGGCCGCGGCTTCGCGGTGCTGGACGTGGATGGGAATCCAGGGCCGGAGCTGCTGCTGGGCGCGCCGTACGCCGCGCCGCCCGCTCCGGGCAACACGACGCTGCGCTTCGGCGGCAAGGTGCTGGTGTACCCGCTGGCGACGCTGACGAAGGGCGCCCTCATCAACAAGCCGCTGTCGGCGCTCAACGGCGTGGCGAGGTCGGAGACGCTGGGCGCGGGGCTCGCGGCGTGGCGCTTCTCGGACGGGGAATCGCTGGCGGTCGTCGCGGGCCGCGCCTCCACGGACGAGGGCGTCTTCACCGGCCGGGTGGAGCTGTTCCGCAGGGCGGGGGCGTCGCTGACGGAGTGGACGCGCAGCACGTCCAACATCCCGGCGATGCCCAGCACGGAGCAGGTGGGCAGCCAGGTGGCGGTGACGGTGGGGCCTCGCGGGAGCGTGACGCTGCTGGGCGCCCCCGGTTGGTCCGGCCCGGGCGTCAACGCGGATGGCGACGCGATGAGCATCGGCCGCGCCTATGTGCGCGACGCGGCCCGAGGCGCGACGGCCTTGGTGGTGGAGGAGGGCGCTCCCACTCCGCACAAGGCGGGGCGCTCCGTGGGCACGGACGTGGCCTTCACGGACTTCAACGGGGACGGCATCCCGGACACCGCGGTGGGGGCGCAGACCTTCTTCGCGCCCGCCAGCAACAGCGCGGAGATTGCCGCGACCTACCACACGAACCGCGCGGAGTGCTTCACCGCGGGGACGCAGACCGTGGGCGGCGTGTTGGTTTCGCTGGGACAGGCGGACGGCACGTACAAGCCCGCCTACCGGCTGTGGGCGCCCAATCAAATCGCGGGCTGCGTGCCCGACACGGACGCGCGCTGCAAGCGCACGAACATGGGGCGCGGAATCGTGGGCGGCTTCGACTTCAACGGCGACGGGAAGCAGGACCTGGGCGTGCTGCGCGACAGGGGCATGGAGGTCTTCCTGGGCCGCGCGCCGGACGACGCGTCGCTCTCGAAGCTCACCATGGGGTGCAACCCCGTCTACTCGTGGCCGTCCATGGCCCTTCAAACCTTCGCGCCCACGAACCTGGGAGACATCAACGCGGACGGCTGCGCCGACCTCGCGTGGCGGTACGCGGAAGGGGCCCGCTCCGGTGTGGCCATCCTCCTGGGCTACGACGCGGGAGGCGCGAAGTGCGGTGGACGCGCGACGCCCACCGTGTGGCGCATCGCGGGAGACAACGAGGCGCAGCTCAACAACATGGGCCTGGGCGTGGCCATCGCCCGCGCGGGCAAGCTGATGCGCAACCCCAATGGCACGGGGGACACGCGAGACTTCCTCGCCGTCAGCGCCTCCGCGGTGGTCGTCAACAGCGTCACGCAGCCCGCGGTGCTCCTCTTCGACCTGGCCCAGCTCGGGGCGGTGATGAGCAGCCGACAGGGCGCCAACCCGCCCTTCGTCGCGGGGGCGCTGGGGGATGGGCTGACCCCCGTGGTGGTGGTGCACCAGACGCGCGCGGTGTTCTTCGGCTCCTCGCTGGCGGGGGGATTGGACCTGTCGGGCGACGGCGTGGATGACCTGGTGGTCGGCGCGTATGGCGCCTCCGTGGCGTCGGATGGTGGCGGTGCCGTGTTCATCTACGCGGGCACTCCCAACATGGGCGGCGCGCTGTCGCCCTTCCTCACCGTGGTGGGGGATGTCTCGGAGCGCAGCCAGGTGGGGATGGAGGTCGCGCTCGCCCCTGGAAAGGGAGGAACTCCGCCCACGCTGGTGATTGGCGCGCCGGCGAGCTATCGGACGGGGACCCGGAACGGGACGGCGTACGCGCTGCCGCTGCGCTTCTAG
- a CDS encoding ferritin-like domain-containing protein, which translates to MAEKSEVARLRSLAQLDADAVGAYDTALSRIPEPLVRERLGEFRADHLRHVRELNAFIHLFGGVPLELRPDLKGAAMKGLTAMSCMMGTEAALVAMMGNEEFSNRAYDLALRFDWSPDVRGLIARHREDERRHILWIREAVRTRPWEKERASLGEEGSEAQV; encoded by the coding sequence ATGGCCGAGAAGTCCGAGGTGGCACGGCTGCGCAGCCTGGCGCAGCTCGACGCGGACGCGGTGGGGGCCTACGACACGGCGCTCTCTCGCATTCCAGAGCCGTTGGTCCGGGAGAGACTGGGCGAGTTTCGCGCCGACCACCTGCGCCATGTGCGGGAGCTCAATGCCTTCATCCACCTCTTCGGCGGCGTGCCGCTGGAGCTGCGGCCGGACTTGAAGGGCGCGGCGATGAAGGGGCTGACCGCGATGTCCTGCATGATGGGCACCGAGGCGGCGCTGGTCGCCATGATGGGCAACGAGGAGTTCTCCAACCGGGCCTATGACCTGGCCCTGCGCTTCGACTGGAGCCCGGACGTCCGGGGCCTCATCGCGCGACACCGCGAGGACGAGCGGCGTCACATCCTGTGGATCCGCGAGGCGGTCCGGACCCGGCCCTGGGAGAAGGAGCGGGCCTCCCTGGGCGAGGAGGGCTCCGAAGCCCAGGTCTGA
- a CDS encoding DMT family transporter — protein sequence MDSATATGTPVKTASPLKIALAYCTCFLLWGSTWSVVKVGLEDLPPLRFLGARLLLTALVMLPFTQLKGHLDARTAKRIAGLGMLQLAFPFGLLFFAQQWIPSSWAALLFSTFPVWLLFVGRVLMPDQPLTPGKLLAAGMGVGGVVILQSSNLQGMALSGKVLLGVGLALLSVAIIAVANVLIKRFMTNVPPRTLVFGQSLSSAVPLMALSLLLEPHSAAQWTPRAMGAVFYLAVFGTAFTYLCLYWLLPRISLTALGAMALLDTLVAVVMGVVFLDEPFTLSLVVGGTLILGGAALANKLPQQGAPKPPESAPG from the coding sequence ATGGATTCCGCCACCGCGACTGGCACCCCCGTGAAGACCGCCAGTCCCCTGAAGATTGCCCTCGCCTACTGCACCTGCTTCCTGTTGTGGGGATCCACGTGGTCCGTGGTGAAGGTGGGACTCGAGGACCTGCCTCCGCTGCGCTTCCTGGGCGCGCGCCTGCTGCTCACCGCGCTCGTGATGCTGCCCTTCACCCAGCTGAAGGGACACCTGGACGCGCGCACCGCGAAGCGCATCGCGGGGCTGGGCATGCTCCAGCTTGCCTTCCCCTTCGGGCTGCTCTTCTTCGCGCAGCAGTGGATTCCCTCCAGCTGGGCGGCGCTGCTGTTCTCCACCTTCCCCGTGTGGCTGCTGTTCGTGGGCCGCGTGCTGATGCCGGACCAGCCGCTGACGCCGGGCAAGCTGCTGGCGGCGGGCATGGGCGTCGGGGGCGTGGTGATTCTCCAGTCCTCCAACCTCCAGGGCATGGCGCTGTCCGGCAAGGTGCTGCTCGGCGTGGGGCTGGCGCTCCTGTCCGTGGCCATCATCGCCGTGGCCAACGTGCTCATCAAACGCTTCATGACGAACGTGCCGCCGCGGACGCTCGTCTTCGGCCAGTCGCTCAGCAGCGCGGTGCCGCTGATGGCCCTGTCGCTCCTGCTGGAGCCGCACTCCGCCGCGCAGTGGACGCCCCGCGCGATGGGCGCCGTGTTCTACCTCGCGGTGTTCGGCACGGCCTTCACGTACCTGTGCCTGTACTGGCTCCTGCCGCGCATCTCGCTCACGGCGCTGGGCGCCATGGCGCTGCTCGACACGCTGGTGGCGGTGGTGATGGGCGTCGTGTTCCTCGACGAGCCCTTCACGCTGTCACTCGTCGTGGGCGGAACGCTCATCCTGGGCGGCGCGGCGCTGGCCAACAAGCTGCCGCAGCAGGGCGCGCCCAAGCCCCCGGAGAGCGCTCCGGGCTGA
- a CDS encoding DUF1501 domain-containing protein: protein MKKNRFDENHRPERRTFLKAAAGFMGSTLFGGVPFRAFAQAATLAPADRCFVFVYFNGGWDQLLAFDPKDPDEFTPDRAAETRILPGYNLINDPARFSAIPLRPELPGVGRSNIDFGPAVGRLANHFDLMTVVRGINMNTLGHEVGYRYFLTGKMPIGSAARGSSTATEIVGQMKPRVPISNIAFNVESYNDRYPGYANALRVSRKDDLLLTLKPSSQLLDSDIEKQLTDFRGQPITCEQAAYGARGVGTTYQNSRDQMHQVMAQQMESSFRFEANNAEMEEVRRRYGLDQSGRYDTEAGRAAMVATALKKGIAQCVTINLTGGLDTHFGSQLVHASNQRRGFDALASLVDDLRASDHPSGGKFMDHTTIMVFSEFSRTPLINSAGGRDHHLCNSCMLMGAGVKHNYVFGRSGDIGMSPGTFDLRNGASDPNGENIFPEHVIATVLASAGLDYSITRVEPLRPILA from the coding sequence ATGAAGAAGAATCGGTTTGACGAGAATCACCGTCCAGAGCGCCGCACCTTCCTCAAGGCCGCGGCGGGATTCATGGGCTCCACGCTGTTCGGTGGGGTTCCCTTCCGGGCCTTCGCGCAGGCGGCCACGCTGGCGCCGGCCGACCGCTGCTTCGTCTTCGTGTACTTCAACGGCGGCTGGGACCAGCTGTTGGCCTTCGACCCGAAGGACCCGGATGAGTTCACCCCGGACCGCGCGGCCGAGACGCGCATCCTCCCGGGCTACAACCTCATCAACGACCCGGCGCGCTTCTCCGCGATTCCCCTGCGTCCGGAGCTGCCGGGCGTGGGCCGGTCCAACATCGACTTCGGTCCCGCGGTGGGTCGCCTGGCGAACCACTTCGACCTGATGACGGTGGTGCGCGGCATCAACATGAACACGCTGGGCCATGAGGTGGGCTACCGCTACTTCCTCACCGGGAAGATGCCCATCGGCAGCGCGGCGCGTGGCTCCTCCACGGCGACGGAAATCGTGGGGCAGATGAAGCCCCGCGTGCCCATCTCCAACATCGCCTTCAACGTGGAGTCGTACAACGACCGCTACCCCGGCTACGCCAACGCCCTGCGCGTCAGCCGCAAGGACGACCTGCTGCTCACGCTCAAGCCCAGCTCCCAGCTGCTGGACAGCGACATCGAGAAGCAGCTCACCGACTTCCGCGGCCAGCCCATCACCTGCGAGCAGGCCGCCTACGGCGCGCGCGGCGTGGGCACCACGTACCAGAACAGCCGCGACCAGATGCACCAGGTGATGGCGCAGCAGATGGAGTCGTCGTTCCGCTTCGAGGCCAACAACGCGGAGATGGAGGAGGTCCGCCGCCGCTACGGGCTGGACCAGAGCGGCCGCTACGACACCGAGGCGGGCCGCGCCGCGATGGTGGCCACCGCGCTCAAGAAGGGCATCGCCCAGTGCGTCACCATCAACCTCACGGGCGGCCTGGACACGCACTTCGGCTCGCAGCTCGTCCATGCCTCCAATCAGCGCCGGGGCTTCGACGCGCTGGCCAGCCTGGTGGATGACCTGCGTGCGTCCGACCACCCGAGCGGCGGGAAGTTCATGGACCACACCACCATCATGGTGTTCTCCGAGTTCTCCCGCACGCCGCTCATCAACAGCGCGGGCGGCCGTGACCACCACCTGTGCAACTCCTGCATGCTCATGGGCGCGGGCGTGAAGCACAACTACGTCTTCGGCCGCAGCGGTGACATCGGCATGTCGCCGGGCACGTTCGACCTGCGCAACGGCGCGTCGGACCCCAACGGCGAGAACATCTTCCCCGAGCACGTCATCGCCACGGTGTTGGCGTCGGCGGGCCTGGACTACAGCATCACCCGCGTGGAGCCCCTCCGCCCCATCCTCGCCTGA
- a CDS encoding DUF420 domain-containing protein, translated as MSNAPSASLEPRVTDRAFYIFTGIISAVALAFIAWILLGQRAGVEGVDLRFLPAVNASLNATAAALLIAGWVAIKKGARRVHQYLMVAAFAASALFLVCYLAYHYVHGDTRYVGDWRGLYLCILASHVLLSMGVVPLALVAFYFAWRKEFTRHRKVTRWLAPIWVYVSVTGVVVFFMLRGSAPSIL; from the coding sequence ATGTCGAACGCGCCGTCTGCATCGCTGGAACCCCGCGTCACTGACCGGGCCTTCTATATTTTCACTGGCATTATCTCCGCAGTCGCACTCGCATTCATCGCGTGGATCCTGCTGGGGCAGCGCGCGGGGGTGGAGGGCGTGGATCTGCGCTTCCTGCCAGCCGTCAACGCGAGCCTCAACGCGACGGCGGCGGCGCTGCTCATCGCGGGCTGGGTGGCCATCAAGAAGGGCGCGCGTCGCGTGCACCAGTACTTGATGGTGGCGGCCTTCGCGGCGTCGGCGCTCTTCCTGGTCTGCTACCTCGCGTACCACTACGTACACGGCGACACGCGCTACGTGGGCGACTGGCGAGGACTGTACCTGTGCATCCTGGCCAGCCACGTGCTGCTGTCCATGGGCGTGGTGCCGCTGGCGCTGGTGGCGTTCTACTTCGCGTGGCGCAAGGAGTTCACCCGCCACCGCAAGGTGACGCGGTGGCTGGCGCCCATCTGGGTGTACGTGTCGGTGACGGGCGTGGTGGTGTTCTTCATGCTGCGCGGCAGCGCGCCCAGCATCCTCTGA
- a CDS encoding metallophosphoesterase family protein, whose translation MRILTLDESPSQRWPYLEAAPRGGTRTAWFPLLRGTVDVLPDDVAALLVLSDLQGVAPHRVFDGEMTLLGEMLADEVALLGELGELPPPGSVGVVLAGDLYSAPGANVRGASGDVRSVWQSFARYFRWVVGVAGNHDSFGGPREQTRFQQRPGIHLLDGEVVELEGLRFGGVGSIIGNSDKPGRREEAAQLGLLRDTLRARPELLVLHQGPNVEGTDLRGSPLIRECVQKCTGLLVICGHAHWESPLATLTSGVQVLNVDSRAVLLERRLPSA comes from the coding sequence ATGCGAATCCTGACCCTGGATGAATCCCCCAGCCAACGCTGGCCCTACCTCGAGGCCGCGCCTCGGGGTGGAACCCGCACCGCCTGGTTCCCGCTGCTGCGCGGCACGGTGGACGTGCTCCCCGACGATGTCGCCGCGCTGCTCGTGCTCTCCGACCTGCAAGGTGTCGCGCCCCATCGGGTCTTCGATGGCGAGATGACGCTGCTCGGAGAGATGCTGGCCGACGAGGTCGCGCTGCTCGGAGAGCTGGGCGAGCTGCCGCCGCCGGGGAGCGTGGGGGTGGTGCTCGCGGGGGACCTGTACTCGGCCCCTGGCGCGAATGTGCGCGGAGCCTCGGGCGACGTGCGCTCCGTCTGGCAGTCCTTCGCCCGGTACTTCCGCTGGGTGGTGGGCGTCGCGGGCAATCACGACTCGTTCGGCGGCCCACGCGAGCAGACCCGCTTCCAGCAGCGTCCCGGCATCCACCTGCTCGATGGAGAAGTGGTGGAGCTGGAGGGCCTGCGCTTCGGAGGCGTGGGCTCCATCATCGGCAACTCCGACAAGCCGGGTCGGCGCGAGGAGGCCGCTCAGCTGGGGCTGCTCCGCGACACCCTTCGCGCGCGCCCCGAGCTGCTGGTGCTGCACCAGGGCCCCAACGTCGAGGGCACCGACCTGCGCGGCAGCCCCCTCATCCGCGAATGTGTCCAGAAGTGCACGGGCCTGCTGGTCATCTGCGGCCACGCCCACTGGGAATCCCCGCTCGCCACGCTGACGAGCGGGGTCCAGGTCCTCAACGTGGACAGCCGCGCGGTGCTGCTCGAGCGTCGATTGCCCTCCGCGTGA
- the ligD gene encoding non-homologous end-joining DNA ligase, whose translation MRLTHGDRVLFPESGLTKADVFAYYREVAPLLVPVLEDRPIAVQQWPSGIDAPGFFRHSLSGMPAWLPTLRVRHVDKTLRHVNVTGEEPLLWLANQSALTLHMWLSRAPQLSRPDFLAMDLDPGDGGWPDVVAAALALRELLEQQGLESHPKTSGKRGLHVLVPLAPGHTYARVRAHANALAKELEHQLGTRATTVREVRARHGRLYLDAGQNARGKTVVAPYSLRAREPATFSAPLRWSEVTPKLDPSRFNLRTLRKRLDAVGDLFSPALKRGQRLPG comes from the coding sequence GTGAGGCTCACGCACGGAGACCGCGTCCTCTTCCCCGAGAGCGGGCTGACGAAGGCGGACGTCTTCGCGTACTACCGAGAGGTGGCGCCGCTGCTCGTCCCCGTCCTCGAGGACAGGCCCATCGCCGTGCAGCAGTGGCCCTCGGGAATCGACGCCCCGGGCTTCTTCCGCCACTCGCTGTCGGGCATGCCGGCCTGGCTCCCCACGCTGCGCGTGCGCCACGTGGACAAGACGCTGCGGCACGTGAATGTGACGGGTGAGGAGCCCCTGCTCTGGCTCGCCAACCAGTCCGCGCTCACGCTCCACATGTGGCTGAGCCGAGCCCCCCAGCTCTCCCGGCCGGACTTCCTCGCCATGGACCTGGACCCGGGCGATGGGGGCTGGCCGGACGTGGTGGCGGCGGCGCTCGCGCTGCGGGAGCTGCTGGAGCAACAGGGCCTCGAGAGCCATCCCAAGACCTCCGGCAAGCGCGGGCTGCACGTCCTGGTGCCGCTGGCCCCCGGGCACACCTACGCGCGGGTCCGGGCACACGCCAACGCCCTCGCGAAGGAGCTCGAGCACCAGCTGGGGACACGCGCCACCACGGTCCGCGAGGTGCGCGCCCGTCACGGACGGCTCTACCTGGACGCGGGACAGAACGCGCGGGGCAAGACGGTGGTGGCGCCCTACTCCCTGCGGGCCCGCGAGCCCGCGACCTTCTCGGCGCCCCTGCGCTGGAGTGAGGTGACGCCGAAGCTGGACCCCTCGCGCTTCAACCTCCGCACGCTGCGCAAGCGCCTGGACGCCGTGGGGGACTTGTTCTCCCCCGCACTGAAACGCGGGCAGCGGCTGCCGGGGTGA
- a CDS encoding DUF1585 domain-containing protein, with translation MLAERCLAIMAGVALLLAQPASAQEAAVCAPVAKVRPERHLRQLTLDLLGRPPTWEEYKAVQAKGAVSQEDIRAMMGTEAFYTRVRNFHRALLRSNISASVFNNGNSRLGGNGNTTPFGFANNPTVSLRGTNNQTCNAEIEQSTCQTTTQDPHIFDVFPVPGRKCHDDMGVPMPVSFDYDTNFYTCTELGAATGNVATDCDALKVAPTEANPWPRYRYFCDKRVVSGATKSYLCLPDKTKNTTAALTKEIEDANKYVVSFDHPDPASKPALTTLKRCTLDLNLNNNIRGSYVSSSRGCIQREGYVTKPAGYWAPPGAPATVKVCAIEAQERDFNPWTRDSCETARFVNDRSCGCGVGMRRCEVPNIGAVPTDPLYVRNVHDLRVAAINEEPLRIAESVVRLDEPYYNILTTRRSFVNGPLAEYFRQRQGVGVFSITAPAPVETIPAVPYNDSSTWKEYTRDEAHSGVLTTPSFLYRFPTHRARVAEFYEAFLCKTFVPGPEASLPAPEDACNRENNLAKRCGCNYCHATIEPTGAHWGRYAERAAQFLPPTQFPRFDPKCRDCAINGDTNCGGECSQYIMQAYDGDGASSLGLLKTYLYRTPDEEQNIEAGPRLLVERMYQSGELERCTVKRVWNEFLGRPMTAEEQRMYLAPLASEFAKSGHRFKTLVERVVSTDAYRRID, from the coding sequence GTGCTCGCCGAGCGTTGCCTCGCCATCATGGCTGGCGTCGCCTTGTTACTGGCCCAACCTGCTTCCGCCCAAGAGGCGGCGGTTTGTGCGCCCGTCGCGAAGGTTCGTCCCGAAAGACATTTGAGGCAGCTCACCCTTGACCTGCTCGGCCGACCTCCCACGTGGGAGGAGTACAAGGCGGTCCAGGCCAAGGGGGCGGTGTCGCAGGAAGACATCCGCGCGATGATGGGCACGGAGGCGTTCTACACGCGCGTGCGCAACTTCCACCGCGCGCTCTTGCGCTCCAACATCAGCGCCAGCGTCTTCAACAACGGCAACTCGCGGCTGGGTGGCAACGGCAACACGACTCCGTTCGGCTTCGCGAACAACCCCACCGTGTCGCTGCGCGGAACCAACAACCAGACGTGCAACGCCGAAATCGAGCAGAGCACGTGCCAGACGACGACGCAGGACCCGCACATCTTCGATGTGTTCCCGGTGCCGGGGCGCAAGTGCCATGACGACATGGGCGTGCCCATGCCCGTCAGCTTCGACTACGACACGAACTTCTACACGTGCACGGAGCTGGGGGCCGCCACGGGGAACGTGGCGACGGACTGCGACGCGCTGAAGGTTGCGCCCACGGAGGCGAACCCGTGGCCCCGCTACCGCTACTTCTGTGACAAGCGCGTGGTGAGCGGCGCCACCAAGTCCTATCTGTGCCTGCCGGACAAGACCAAGAACACCACGGCCGCGCTGACGAAGGAGATCGAGGACGCCAACAAGTACGTGGTGTCCTTCGACCATCCGGACCCCGCATCGAAGCCCGCACTCACGACGCTGAAGCGCTGCACGCTGGACCTGAACCTGAACAACAACATCCGGGGCTCCTACGTCTCCTCCTCGCGCGGCTGCATCCAGCGCGAGGGCTACGTGACGAAGCCCGCGGGGTACTGGGCGCCCCCGGGGGCGCCGGCGACGGTGAAGGTGTGCGCCATCGAGGCCCAGGAGCGCGACTTCAACCCCTGGACGCGCGACTCGTGTGAGACGGCCCGCTTCGTCAACGACCGCAGCTGCGGGTGCGGCGTGGGAATGCGCCGCTGCGAGGTCCCCAACATCGGAGCCGTGCCGACGGACCCGCTGTACGTGCGCAACGTGCATGACCTGCGCGTGGCCGCCATCAACGAGGAGCCGCTGCGCATCGCCGAGTCGGTCGTCCGCCTGGACGAGCCCTACTACAACATCCTCACCACGCGCCGCTCCTTCGTGAACGGCCCGCTGGCGGAGTACTTCCGTCAGCGCCAGGGCGTGGGCGTCTTCAGCATCACCGCGCCCGCGCCGGTGGAGACCATCCCCGCGGTGCCGTACAACGACAGCAGCACGTGGAAGGAATACACCCGCGACGAGGCCCACTCCGGCGTGCTCACGACGCCGTCGTTCCTCTACCGCTTCCCCACGCACCGCGCCCGCGTCGCCGAGTTCTACGAGGCCTTCCTCTGCAAGACCTTCGTCCCTGGCCCGGAGGCGTCCCTGCCCGCGCCCGAGGATGCGTGCAACCGCGAGAACAACCTGGCCAAGCGCTGTGGCTGCAACTACTGCCACGCCACCATCGAGCCCACGGGCGCGCACTGGGGCCGCTACGCCGAGCGCGCCGCGCAGTTCCTGCCGCCCACGCAGTTCCCCCGGTTCGACCCGAAGTGCCGCGACTGCGCCATCAACGGCGACACCAACTGCGGCGGCGAGTGCAGCCAGTACATCATGCAGGCGTACGACGGCGACGGCGCCAGCAGCCTGGGCCTGCTCAAGACGTACCTGTACCGCACGCCCGACGAGGAGCAGAACATCGAGGCGGGCCCGCGACTCCTGGTGGAGCGCATGTACCAGTCGGGTGAGCTGGAGCGCTGCACGGTGAAGCGCGTGTGGAACGAGTTCCTCGGCCGGCCGATGACGGCGGAGGAGCAGCGGATGTACCTGGCCCCGCTCGCCAGCGAGTTCGCAAAGAGTGGCCACCGCTTCAAGACGCTCGTGGAGCGCGTGGTGTCCACCGACGCCTACCGGAGGATTGACTGA